The Streptomyces sp. NBC_00440 genome contains a region encoding:
- a CDS encoding amidohydrolase: protein MATTPAAHSDRTLLVTGGTVHTLTPAGRAEALAVRGERIVHAGTAEECRAALDGRVDERLDLGGRQLMPGFVDAHCHPVMYGQNLAWADVRPETVADIDGLVAALRRHAEGLRPDAALRGFGYEHRRLAEGRHPTCQDLDRVATDREVYVMNASGHGGVVNTYTLRKYGITAGTPDPLGGRIGRTASGEPNGELWDGACDLLTGPDGVKITNHGPNFHLDDPADVMRGHLLRAQQTFLAAGVTTIGDAQASRRELSTYLRARDAGDLRMRTSVYLTSALLDTALDLGLGSELGDDQLRIQGVKLYADGTLGGWTAYFPEGYAADCCNHGQLYHDPAEYADLVLRAHRAGFQTATHAQSPYAIGMVLDAVEKALADTPRADARHRVEHCGLPTDAEIARMRELGVHGVLQPQHHLRTGDGTLTAIGEMGHRYNPAGLLQSAGTEFAFSSDAPVAPPRPFEAVAAAASRETVLGTRLGTPEMRLAVADGIRAHTLGGARALHRENEVGSLRAGAFADFVITAADPYATDDLAQLATAGVDETWIGARQVWSATA from the coding sequence ATGGCCACCACGCCCGCAGCACACTCGGACCGCACCCTTCTCGTCACCGGCGGCACCGTCCACACCCTCACCCCGGCGGGCCGCGCCGAGGCCCTCGCGGTGCGCGGTGAGCGCATCGTGCACGCGGGCACGGCCGAGGAGTGCAGGGCCGCACTGGACGGCCGCGTGGACGAGCGGCTGGACCTCGGTGGACGCCAACTGATGCCCGGTTTCGTCGACGCGCACTGCCACCCGGTGATGTACGGACAGAACCTCGCCTGGGCCGACGTACGGCCCGAGACCGTCGCGGACATCGACGGGCTGGTCGCCGCGCTCCGCCGGCACGCGGAAGGGCTCCGGCCGGACGCCGCCCTGCGCGGCTTCGGCTACGAGCACCGCAGGCTGGCCGAGGGCCGCCACCCCACCTGCCAGGATCTCGACCGGGTCGCCACCGACCGCGAGGTCTACGTGATGAACGCGTCCGGCCACGGCGGTGTCGTGAACACCTACACCCTGCGCAAGTACGGCATCACCGCAGGCACCCCCGACCCGCTCGGCGGCCGCATCGGCCGTACGGCATCCGGTGAGCCCAACGGCGAGCTGTGGGACGGCGCCTGCGATCTGCTGACGGGACCCGACGGTGTGAAGATCACCAACCACGGCCCGAACTTCCACCTCGACGACCCGGCCGACGTCATGCGCGGCCATCTGCTCCGCGCCCAGCAGACCTTCCTCGCCGCCGGCGTCACCACCATCGGCGACGCCCAGGCGTCCCGCCGCGAACTCTCCACGTATCTGCGCGCCCGCGACGCAGGCGACCTGCGGATGCGCACCTCCGTCTATCTGACATCGGCGCTGCTCGACACCGCCCTCGACCTCGGTCTCGGCAGCGAGCTCGGCGACGACCAGCTGCGGATCCAGGGCGTCAAGCTCTACGCGGACGGCACGCTGGGCGGCTGGACCGCGTACTTCCCCGAGGGCTACGCGGCCGACTGCTGCAACCACGGGCAGCTCTACCACGACCCCGCCGAGTACGCGGACCTGGTGCTGCGCGCCCACCGGGCCGGCTTCCAGACGGCGACCCACGCCCAGTCCCCGTACGCCATCGGCATGGTCCTGGACGCCGTCGAGAAGGCGCTCGCCGACACGCCCCGCGCGGACGCCCGGCACCGTGTCGAGCACTGCGGGCTGCCCACCGACGCCGAGATCGCCCGGATGCGGGAGCTGGGTGTGCACGGCGTGCTCCAGCCCCAGCACCACCTCCGTACCGGCGACGGCACGCTCACCGCGATCGGCGAGATGGGCCACCGCTACAACCCGGCGGGCCTGCTCCAGTCGGCGGGCACGGAGTTCGCGTTCAGCTCGGACGCGCCCGTCGCGCCGCCCCGGCCGTTCGAGGCGGTCGCCGCCGCCGCGAGCCGGGAGACCGTGCTCGGCACCCGGCTCGGCACCCCGGAGATGCGGCTCGCCGTCGCGGACGGCATCCGCGCGCACACGCTCGGCGGAGCGCGGGCGCTGCACCGCGAGAACGAGGTGGGCAGCCTGCGGGCCGGAGCGTTCGCCGACTTCGTCATCACGGCCGCCGACCCGTACGCGACCGACGACCTCGCCCAGCTCGCCACAGCGGGCGTCGACGAGACCTGGATCGGCGCCCGCCAGGTCTGGTCCGCAACCGCCTGA
- a CDS encoding Lrp/AsnC family transcriptional regulator: MNLDSTDLALVHLLQEDGRTSYETLAARVGLSRAAARARALRLTEDGILRIVGVIHPAVLGRTVSAHVAIDVVGPADPVARTVAGLSEAVFVTLTAGRRPVIAELRTSDFDALSALVAGVARLPGVRGVDTTPYTRVLKDPYLPVTSPDVVSLDETDHAILRALQTDGRMSYAELADRIAMSAAAARARSLRLLDAGVFRVAALVRPGTLGMGHLAGFSMRRSGDVHGAAGVGGLLATEQVQFAAECVGRADVIGTVGGETLADVLASLEKLRALDGVHGLESWLHLELVKERYDSLTTS; the protein is encoded by the coding sequence ATGAACCTCGACTCCACCGACCTCGCGCTCGTCCACCTCCTCCAGGAGGACGGCCGCACGTCCTACGAGACGCTCGCCGCACGCGTCGGCCTCTCCCGCGCAGCCGCCCGGGCACGGGCGCTGCGGCTGACCGAGGACGGGATCCTGCGGATCGTCGGTGTCATCCACCCCGCGGTGCTCGGGCGCACGGTCAGTGCCCATGTGGCCATCGATGTCGTCGGGCCCGCCGACCCCGTCGCGCGGACCGTGGCCGGGCTCTCCGAAGCGGTCTTCGTGACGCTGACCGCAGGCCGGCGCCCGGTCATCGCGGAGCTGCGGACATCTGATTTCGACGCGCTGAGCGCCCTGGTGGCGGGCGTCGCGCGGCTGCCCGGCGTACGGGGCGTCGACACGACCCCGTACACGCGCGTGCTCAAGGACCCCTATCTGCCGGTGACTTCGCCCGACGTGGTGAGCCTCGACGAGACGGATCACGCGATCCTGCGGGCGCTCCAGACCGACGGGCGCATGTCCTACGCCGAGTTGGCCGACCGGATCGCCATGTCGGCCGCCGCCGCGCGGGCCCGCTCGCTGCGCCTGCTGGATGCGGGCGTCTTCCGGGTCGCGGCCCTGGTGCGCCCGGGAACCCTCGGCATGGGCCACCTCGCGGGTTTCTCGATGCGCCGCTCCGGTGATGTGCACGGCGCGGCGGGGGTGGGCGGTCTGCTGGCAACCGAGCAGGTGCAGTTCGCGGCGGAGTGCGTGGGCCGCGCGGACGTCATCGGCACGGTGGGCGGCGAGACGCTCGCCGACGTGCTGGCCTCGCTGGAGAAACTGCGTGCGCTGGACGGTGTGCACGGTCTGGAGAGCTGGCTCCATCTGGAGCTCGTCAAGGAGCGCTACGACTCGCTGACGACGAGCTGA
- a CDS encoding HAD family hydrolase, translating into MVIETIVFDVGETLTRDDRYWRSWADWLGIPSHTVSALVGAVTAQGRDNTDALRLLKPGMDIAEAYRAREVAGRGEHLDESDLYPDVRPALSALRGLGFRVVVAGNQTVKAGELLRGLDLPADLVVTSDEWGVGKPDPAFFERVIAASGAAPDATVYVGDHPQNDIFPARAAGLRTAHLRRGPWGHMWADDPEVVAAADWRVNSLTRLAAALAE; encoded by the coding sequence ATGGTGATTGAGACGATCGTGTTCGACGTCGGCGAGACCCTCACCCGGGACGACCGGTACTGGCGTTCCTGGGCGGACTGGCTCGGAATCCCCTCCCACACCGTGTCCGCGCTCGTCGGCGCGGTCACCGCCCAAGGACGTGACAACACCGACGCCCTGCGGCTGCTCAAACCCGGCATGGACATCGCCGAGGCGTACCGGGCACGGGAGGTCGCGGGCCGTGGCGAACACCTCGACGAGAGCGACCTCTACCCCGACGTACGCCCCGCTCTCTCGGCGCTGCGCGGGCTCGGCTTCCGGGTCGTCGTCGCCGGTAACCAGACAGTGAAGGCGGGTGAGTTGCTGCGTGGTCTCGATCTGCCCGCCGATCTCGTCGTCACATCGGACGAGTGGGGCGTCGGCAAGCCCGACCCGGCCTTCTTCGAGCGGGTCATCGCGGCGTCGGGCGCCGCTCCGGACGCCACCGTGTACGTGGGCGACCATCCGCAGAACGACATCTTTCCCGCCCGTGCGGCCGGACTGCGCACCGCGCATCTGCGGCGCGGACCGTGGGGCCACATGTGGGCCGACGACCCCGAAGTCGTCGCTGCGGCGGACTGGCGGGTCAACAGCCTGACCCGGCTCGCGGCGGCCCTCGCCGAGTGA
- a CDS encoding tellurite resistance TerB family protein, whose amino-acid sequence MALWDRLKDSAKTMQTQLDAKKNDLKSGGFRDASMAMCALVAAADGSIDPAERQRVASLIATNDVLQNFTADDLQTRFNDYCQKLTADFDFGKVSVLQTIGKVSKKPTEARAVIQIGIVIGGADGNFDKSEQAVVREACFALGIAPTEFDL is encoded by the coding sequence ATGGCCCTGTGGGACCGCTTGAAGGACTCTGCGAAGACGATGCAGACGCAGCTCGACGCGAAGAAGAACGACCTCAAGAGCGGCGGATTCCGGGATGCCAGCATGGCCATGTGCGCGCTGGTCGCCGCGGCCGACGGCTCGATCGACCCCGCGGAGCGCCAGCGCGTCGCCTCGCTGATCGCCACCAATGACGTCCTGCAGAACTTCACTGCGGACGACCTGCAGACGCGCTTCAACGACTACTGCCAGAAGCTCACCGCCGACTTCGACTTCGGCAAGGTCAGCGTCCTGCAGACCATCGGCAAGGTCAGCAAGAAGCCCACCGAGGCACGCGCCGTCATCCAGATCGGCATCGTGATCGGCGGCGCCGACGGAAACTTCGACAAGTCCGAGCAGGCCGTGGTCCGCGAGGCGTGCTTCGCGCTGGGGATCGCCCCTACGGAGTTCGACCTGTAA
- a CDS encoding DUF1152 domain-containing protein, which translates to MKRLLIAAGGGGDAIATAMVHAALHGPDEPALVLTYAWERLVVDPVPGPRRPSDFTGTVTAGPTLRLVTPRSAPRPPAGSLLPRLSADLRPALGLLDPYAGASGLARQIEEAAAYCEAGHVDVVDVGGDILADGTEPTLRSPLGDALVLAACARTGIPTSVHVAGPGLDSEVPEAALLPLLGDPLHTLTHADTLSVQAVFDWHPSEAGALLVAAARGIRGVCGTRDAPHPVTLGDASPHVYRLTLARALEINPLARALAESASLADAERASERVCGFSEIARERARAAQLAQEAGESSGGGTAPGEPRPLPRPLPRPLPERFAEWERRTADSGIAYVTTRRIAEELALSPAQLTALRRHLSTATPARHTPPLWRLAAVEA; encoded by the coding sequence ATGAAGCGACTACTCATAGCGGCCGGCGGTGGCGGCGACGCCATCGCGACGGCGATGGTGCACGCCGCTCTGCACGGGCCCGACGAGCCCGCACTCGTTCTGACGTACGCCTGGGAGCGGCTGGTGGTCGACCCGGTGCCGGGGCCGCGCCGGCCGTCCGACTTCACCGGAACCGTCACGGCCGGCCCCACCCTGCGGCTGGTCACCCCCCGTTCCGCACCCCGGCCGCCGGCCGGATCACTCCTGCCCCGCCTCTCGGCCGACCTGCGGCCCGCGCTCGGTCTGCTCGATCCCTACGCGGGGGCGTCGGGGCTCGCGCGGCAGATCGAGGAGGCCGCCGCGTACTGCGAGGCCGGGCATGTCGACGTCGTCGATGTCGGCGGCGACATCCTGGCCGACGGCACCGAGCCCACCCTGCGCAGCCCGCTCGGGGACGCGCTGGTCCTCGCCGCCTGCGCACGCACCGGGATCCCCACCTCGGTGCATGTCGCGGGCCCCGGTCTCGACTCCGAGGTGCCCGAGGCCGCCCTGCTGCCGCTGCTCGGCGACCCGCTGCACACCCTGACCCACGCGGACACGCTGTCCGTCCAGGCCGTGTTCGACTGGCACCCGTCGGAGGCAGGCGCGCTGCTGGTCGCAGCCGCCCGGGGGATACGCGGGGTCTGCGGCACCCGGGACGCCCCGCACCCCGTCACACTCGGCGACGCCAGCCCCCACGTCTACCGGCTCACCCTGGCACGGGCTCTCGAAATCAATCCGCTGGCCAGGGCGTTGGCGGAGAGCGCGAGTCTCGCGGACGCGGAGCGGGCGAGCGAACGGGTCTGCGGCTTCTCCGAGATCGCCAGGGAACGCGCCCGCGCGGCCCAACTGGCCCAGGAGGCGGGCGAGTCATCCGGGGGCGGCACCGCGCCCGGTGAGCCACGACCCCTGCCACGACCCCTTCCGCGACCCCTGCCCGAGCGCTTCGCCGAGTGGGAACGCCGGACCGCGGACAGCGGCATCGCCTATGTCACCACGCGCCGCATCGCGGAGGAGCTCGCCCTGTCGCCGGCCCAACTGACGGCGCTGCGCCGCCACCTCAGTACGGCGACCCCGGCACGGCACACCCCGCCGCTGTGGCGGCTGGCGGCGGTGGAGGCGTAG
- a CDS encoding STM4012 family radical SAM protein, with product MTSSVPVHISRSVPDEPTTPYKQYVYAYPHQKAYRLGTERPLLTDLWAGERLDSLSLYVHIPFCEMRCGFCNLFTRTGAPEEVTRDFLGTLERQARVTREALEANGAPGFTLAAFGGGTPTYLTADELVQLCDICENVMGADLRAVPWSVETSPATATADRIAVLAERGATRLSIGVQSFIDEEARAAVRPQKRSEVEAALGRLKEAAFPILNIDLIYGIDGQTEQSFKVSLDAALSWEPEEIYLYPLYVRPLTGLMARHDKSGELWDEQRLRLYRYGREYLLAAGYRQTSMRVFSRIGTAAVDSADDSNISEYNQQAGMVGLGVGARSFTTDLHYTTDYAVAVPEVRRIIDDYIATPTEEFRRAQWSFRMDDDERRRMLILHMLLEADGMNVERYRSQFGTLPQEDFPAQFALVTERGWLTRDGGVLRLTPEGMAWADAIGPLFFSPRVNDAMSSYQDR from the coding sequence GTGACATCCTCTGTACCGGTCCACATCTCCCGTTCCGTTCCCGACGAACCGACCACGCCGTACAAGCAGTACGTGTACGCCTACCCGCATCAGAAGGCCTACCGGCTCGGGACCGAGCGGCCGCTCCTCACCGATTTATGGGCCGGGGAGCGCCTCGACTCGCTCTCCCTCTACGTCCACATCCCCTTCTGCGAAATGCGCTGCGGCTTCTGCAATCTCTTCACCCGCACCGGCGCACCCGAGGAGGTCACCCGCGACTTCCTCGGCACCCTGGAACGGCAGGCACGCGTCACCCGTGAGGCCCTGGAGGCCAACGGTGCACCCGGGTTCACCCTCGCGGCATTCGGCGGCGGCACCCCGACGTACCTCACCGCGGACGAGCTGGTGCAGCTCTGCGACATCTGCGAGAACGTGATGGGCGCGGACCTCAGGGCGGTGCCGTGGTCGGTCGAGACCTCGCCGGCCACCGCCACAGCCGACCGCATCGCGGTCCTCGCGGAGCGCGGCGCCACCCGGCTGAGCATCGGCGTGCAGAGCTTCATCGACGAGGAGGCGCGGGCAGCCGTACGGCCGCAGAAGCGGTCGGAGGTGGAAGCGGCGCTGGGACGGCTGAAGGAGGCCGCTTTCCCCATCCTCAACATCGACCTCATCTACGGCATCGACGGCCAGACGGAACAGAGCTTCAAGGTGTCGTTGGACGCGGCGCTGAGCTGGGAACCCGAGGAGATCTACCTCTACCCGCTGTACGTCCGCCCGTTGACCGGCCTCATGGCCCGGCACGACAAGAGCGGCGAGCTCTGGGACGAACAGCGGCTGCGGCTCTACCGGTACGGGAGGGAGTATCTGCTCGCCGCCGGCTACCGGCAGACGTCCATGCGGGTCTTCAGCCGTATCGGCACCGCGGCCGTCGACAGCGCGGACGACAGCAACATCAGTGAGTACAACCAGCAGGCCGGGATGGTCGGACTGGGTGTCGGCGCACGGTCGTTCACGACCGATCTGCACTACACGACGGACTACGCGGTCGCCGTGCCGGAGGTCAGGCGCATCATTGACGACTACATAGCGACGCCGACCGAGGAATTCCGGCGCGCGCAGTGGTCGTTCCGCATGGACGACGACGAGCGGCGCCGCATGCTCATCCTGCACATGCTGCTGGAGGCCGACGGGATGAACGTCGAGCGCTACCGGTCGCAGTTCGGCACCCTTCCGCAGGAAGACTTCCCCGCCCAGTTCGCCCTGGTCACCGAGCGGGGCTGGCTCACCCGGGACGGCGGAGTGCTGCGGCTGACCCCGGAGGGGATGGCCTGGGCGGACGCGATCGGCCCGCTGTTCTTCTCCCCCCGGGTGAACGACGCCATGTCGTCCTACCAGGACCGCTGA
- a CDS encoding DMT family transporter, which translates to MTSTAGKLGRAVRDGGVPPVLAAAFLWGTVGPAEILAGTSASPVAIGACRMLVGGFVLGLFTARWAGVRTLWHRQARWWMLVSVLVTAAFQACFLEAVDRSGAALATAVTFGTVPVVTGICGRVLNGERLSGRWACGTVCAISGIALLLVPAGGGPGGGGPADSTGGVLLGLIAGASFGVYISATKRLGDRGADTTAAAPASVLCAGILVSPWVFAHPDGLAEPRTLILVGWLALATTALGYLLFTRGVVRISGATTGTLSLAEPLVATVLGIALLGERLSRSGMAGAVLLLGGLVLVSAPARRSGRPAGDRDEAVAAGLPGDAGEHGESHASRTGREEGHASRAARTGAREET; encoded by the coding sequence GTGACAAGCACAGCGGGCAAGCTCGGGCGTGCGGTGCGCGACGGCGGAGTGCCGCCGGTACTGGCTGCCGCTTTCCTCTGGGGCACGGTCGGCCCCGCCGAGATCCTGGCCGGAACCAGCGCGTCGCCGGTGGCGATCGGCGCCTGCCGGATGCTCGTCGGGGGTTTCGTCCTGGGGCTGTTCACCGCGCGGTGGGCGGGAGTCCGGACGCTGTGGCACCGGCAGGCCCGTTGGTGGATGCTGGTGAGCGTCCTGGTCACCGCCGCCTTCCAGGCGTGCTTCCTGGAGGCGGTGGACCGCAGCGGCGCCGCCCTGGCGACCGCCGTGACCTTCGGTACGGTCCCGGTCGTGACGGGGATCTGCGGGCGGGTCCTGAACGGTGAGCGGCTGAGCGGGCGGTGGGCCTGCGGCACCGTCTGCGCGATCAGCGGCATCGCGCTGCTGCTCGTACCGGCCGGTGGCGGGCCGGGCGGCGGCGGCCCGGCCGACAGTACGGGCGGCGTGCTGCTCGGGCTGATCGCCGGAGCCAGCTTCGGGGTCTACATCTCGGCGACCAAACGGCTCGGCGACCGGGGCGCGGACACCACCGCCGCTGCCCCGGCGAGTGTGCTGTGCGCGGGAATCCTGGTCTCGCCCTGGGTCTTCGCCCACCCGGACGGGCTTGCCGAACCGCGGACGCTGATCCTGGTCGGCTGGCTGGCGCTCGCCACGACCGCCCTGGGCTATCTGCTGTTCACCAGGGGCGTGGTCCGGATCAGCGGGGCCACGACCGGCACGCTCAGCCTGGCCGAACCGCTGGTCGCCACGGTGCTGGGGATCGCGCTGCTCGGCGAGCGGCTGAGCAGGTCCGGGATGGCGGGCGCGGTGCTCCTGCTGGGCGGACTGGTCCTGGTCTCCGCCCCGGCCCGCCGCAGCGGCCGTCCGGCCGGTGACCGGGACGAGGCGGTCGCGGCAGGTCTCCCGGGGGACGCCGGGGAACACGGCGAGAGCCACGCCTCCCGTACGGGGCGCGAAGAGGGCCACGCCTCCCGCGCCGCCCGGACGGGAGCGCGCGAGGAGACGTAG
- a CDS encoding ABC transporter permease, translating into MSTTALPDPRPGPAPRDSATATAPGYRARHTLPLLVEAKRQFRRRRTLAMGAVLVALPFVLVAAFAVGGAPSGSGRNGPTLLDTATASGANFSATCLFVSAGFLLVVPVALFCGDTVASEAGWSSLRYLLAAPVPRARLLWSKLAVALVFSLAAMVVLPVVALAVGTVAYGWGPLELPTGGSLAAGDTVPRLVLVVAFISVSQLVTAALAFWLSTRTDAPLGAVGGAVGLTIVGNVLDAVTALGSWRDFLPAHWQFAWADALQPQLEWGGMVKGAAVSVAYALVLFALAFRGFARKDIVS; encoded by the coding sequence ATGAGCACGACCGCCCTCCCGGACCCCCGACCGGGCCCCGCCCCACGCGACTCCGCGACAGCCACCGCGCCCGGATACCGCGCACGGCACACGCTGCCGCTGCTGGTCGAGGCGAAACGGCAGTTCAGGCGGCGGCGCACGCTGGCGATGGGCGCGGTGCTCGTCGCGCTGCCGTTCGTCCTGGTCGCGGCGTTCGCGGTCGGCGGCGCCCCCAGCGGCAGCGGCCGGAACGGGCCGACGCTCCTCGACACCGCGACGGCCTCCGGTGCGAACTTCTCGGCGACCTGCCTGTTCGTGTCGGCGGGCTTCCTGCTGGTGGTGCCGGTCGCGCTGTTCTGCGGCGACACGGTGGCATCGGAGGCCGGCTGGTCCTCGCTGCGCTATCTGCTCGCCGCGCCGGTGCCGCGCGCCCGGCTGCTGTGGAGCAAGCTCGCGGTGGCCCTGGTCTTCAGCCTGGCGGCGATGGTGGTGCTGCCGGTGGTGGCGCTCGCGGTGGGCACGGTCGCGTACGGCTGGGGGCCGCTGGAGCTGCCCACCGGGGGCTCGCTCGCAGCGGGGGACACGGTGCCGCGGCTCGTGCTCGTGGTGGCGTTCATCTCGGTGTCCCAACTGGTCACGGCAGCACTCGCGTTCTGGCTCTCCACCAGGACGGACGCGCCGCTGGGTGCGGTCGGCGGCGCGGTCGGTCTGACGATCGTCGGGAACGTCCTGGACGCGGTGACCGCGCTCGGCTCCTGGCGCGACTTCCTGCCCGCGCACTGGCAGTTCGCCTGGGCGGACGCACTCCAGCCCCAGCTCGAATGGGGCGGCATGGTCAAGGGCGCGGCCGTCTCGGTGGCGTACGCGCTCGTGCTCTTCGCGCTGGCCTTCAGGGGGTTCGCCCGGAAGGACATCGTGTCGTAG